One segment of Rubripirellula amarantea DNA contains the following:
- a CDS encoding DUF1570 domain-containing protein — translation MPLSVQTVIVAIGLLFVLGQPTVIVASQPTRGDRVLCFIPQSVEGETDTAPATPLPSYATPDELLASFPHAGKGSAWHRYMMLWRSHYHAPDDKDIRRYFGFATNDRDPNQNYRLDIRRGRSAPAELKWKRGSYAEIQSNHFVIYSRGDRETSTQVAETLEQCYWVWTQLCFPFWEAAPQVSSHFDAFPGSELASPDNVQSITDYLRTINKRVTTKKRMKVVLFRDATEYAQSLRVDIPGIERSTGFYNDERKITFLFAPKLSANDPGNSDEVLATLRHEVVHQLFREATTNKSANSPGNDQDFWLVEGIAGYFESMVSINGCVTLGGWDSPRLQFARYRILASGDRMPMAELRRDSRETAQMRTDLPRWYAHAIANTHRLLDGGDQDTRQWIYDQLATLYQLRTDFAEPRAEASPLVHDPDAMQSFLSVDDDHLIRNPSQRSLRQICFAGCEITSSGLRTLERLDHLQWLDLSRSKIDSAAVMRLAPRPAELEQLNLEATQIDDAVASWLTKLNNLHELDLSWTRIGDETVRAINDDAPIETLWLTGSKVTDDSIEKIAKMKKLESVDVQRTSVSHQGLTRLKELRPRLAINPLELREPQ, via the coding sequence ATGCCATTGTCTGTTCAAACCGTGATTGTCGCGATTGGCTTGCTCTTTGTCCTTGGGCAACCGACTGTCATCGTCGCTTCGCAACCCACCCGCGGCGACCGAGTACTTTGTTTTATTCCGCAGTCAGTCGAGGGCGAAACTGACACTGCTCCGGCGACTCCCTTGCCCTCCTATGCCACCCCGGACGAATTGCTTGCTTCGTTCCCTCACGCGGGAAAAGGTTCGGCATGGCATCGGTACATGATGTTATGGCGATCCCACTACCACGCCCCCGATGACAAAGACATACGGCGATACTTCGGTTTCGCGACTAACGATCGGGATCCGAATCAAAACTATCGTCTCGACATTCGTCGCGGACGCTCAGCGCCCGCCGAATTGAAATGGAAGCGAGGTTCTTACGCCGAAATCCAGTCCAATCACTTTGTGATTTACAGCCGAGGTGACCGCGAAACCAGCACACAAGTCGCCGAGACGCTTGAGCAGTGTTACTGGGTATGGACTCAGTTGTGCTTTCCTTTTTGGGAAGCCGCACCGCAAGTCTCATCACACTTCGATGCATTTCCCGGTTCGGAACTAGCGTCCCCTGACAACGTGCAATCTATCACCGACTACTTACGAACGATCAATAAGCGAGTCACCACAAAGAAACGCATGAAGGTCGTTTTGTTTCGAGATGCAACGGAATATGCCCAGTCGCTCAGAGTTGATATCCCAGGCATCGAACGATCGACGGGATTTTATAACGACGAAAGAAAAATAACGTTCCTGTTTGCTCCGAAGTTGTCAGCGAATGACCCGGGCAATTCGGATGAGGTGCTTGCAACGCTCCGACATGAGGTCGTTCATCAACTCTTTCGTGAAGCGACGACCAATAAGTCAGCGAATTCCCCAGGCAACGATCAGGACTTCTGGTTAGTGGAGGGAATTGCTGGCTACTTTGAATCGATGGTAAGCATCAACGGGTGTGTCACGCTCGGAGGTTGGGATTCGCCAAGACTACAATTTGCCCGCTATCGGATTCTCGCCAGTGGCGATCGGATGCCAATGGCTGAACTGCGTCGTGATAGCCGCGAAACGGCTCAGATGCGAACGGACCTGCCAAGGTGGTACGCGCACGCGATCGCCAACACCCATCGCTTGCTCGATGGAGGCGATCAAGACACTCGTCAATGGATCTACGATCAATTGGCCACGCTTTACCAACTAAGAACTGACTTTGCTGAGCCCCGGGCTGAAGCCTCGCCACTGGTCCATGACCCTGATGCGATGCAATCATTCTTGTCGGTGGATGACGATCACTTGATTCGAAATCCATCGCAACGAAGCCTTCGACAAATTTGTTTTGCTGGTTGCGAGATAACATCATCCGGTCTGCGAACGCTCGAAAGACTCGATCATCTGCAATGGCTCGACCTGTCACGATCGAAGATTGACTCGGCGGCGGTGATGCGTTTAGCTCCGCGTCCTGCTGAACTCGAACAGCTTAATTTGGAAGCCACTCAAATCGATGACGCCGTCGCTTCATGGCTGACCAAGCTTAACAACCTTCACGAACTCGACCTAAGCTGGACAAGGATCGGAGACGAAACGGTGCGAGCCATCAATGATGATGCGCCAATCGAAACGCTATGGCTAACAGGATCCAAAGTCACCGATGATTCAATCGAAAAAATTGCAAAGATGAAGAAGCTAGAAAGCGTTGACGTGCAACGGACAAGCGTCAGCCATCAAGGGCTCACTCGGCTGAAGGAACTGCGGCCTAGATTGGCGATCAATCCTTTGGAACTGCGAGAGCCGCAATGA
- the rpe gene encoding ribulose-phosphate 3-epimerase yields MSRASLEAIRSATPAVLPSLLLCDFGDLKGEVARLADAGTKVLHLDVMDGHFVPNMTYAMPIVEGLRRHTDMPLDVHLMISDPLAYAKAMVDAGADMLTFHVEAVKDAAAVAQEISDLGVNVGIALNPETPLALLRESLPHVDMVLVMSVEAGFGGQKFNPVALEKLQVLRKEFPDLLLQIDGGIDTSTIGPAREAGCDLFVVGSAIFKKDDYKAAIAELDDAIAKAEGTAS; encoded by the coding sequence ATGTCGAGAGCTTCACTCGAAGCGATACGTTCAGCGACACCGGCAGTTTTGCCGAGTCTGCTGTTGTGCGATTTTGGAGACCTCAAGGGCGAAGTTGCTCGGCTGGCTGACGCTGGTACGAAGGTTTTGCACCTTGACGTCATGGATGGCCACTTCGTTCCTAATATGACCTACGCGATGCCAATCGTCGAAGGGCTGCGGCGTCACACGGACATGCCTTTGGATGTCCATTTGATGATCAGCGATCCATTGGCCTATGCCAAAGCGATGGTGGACGCGGGCGCGGACATGCTGACGTTTCATGTCGAAGCAGTCAAAGACGCCGCCGCGGTCGCTCAAGAGATCTCAGATCTCGGCGTCAATGTCGGGATCGCTTTAAATCCTGAAACGCCTTTGGCATTGCTTCGTGAATCGTTGCCGCACGTCGACATGGTTTTGGTGATGAGCGTCGAAGCGGGATTCGGCGGCCAGAAATTCAATCCAGTAGCGTTGGAAAAGCTGCAGGTCCTTCGTAAGGAATTTCCAGACCTTCTGCTTCAAATTGATGGTGGAATTGACACCAGCACGATTGGACCTGCTCGCGAGGCAGGTTGTGACCTGTTTGTCGTAGGGTCGGCTATTTTCAAGAAGGACGATTACAAGGCCGCGATCGCAGAACTAGATGACGCGATTGCCAAAGCAGAAGGAACTGCATCATGA
- a CDS encoding histidine phosphatase family protein: MIALKSLANAPVLLIRPGCTEFDEQRRIKGSLDMPLSEAGHRQVESMTGMISDFRPKIIYTAPCESAVQTAERLAKVGRSKVKIVDALRNVDHGLWHGKLIEELKRNNPKLYRRGQESPDDICPPGGESFLDARLRIEKAVRKLLKKSGGQLVAIVVPDPLAQIVQNLLSGEDMFDLWQAETDSGRWDLIEPVT; this comes from the coding sequence ATGATTGCGCTAAAATCACTCGCCAATGCACCGGTGCTGTTGATCCGTCCTGGTTGCACCGAATTCGACGAGCAGCGTCGCATCAAAGGGTCGCTTGATATGCCCCTTAGTGAAGCCGGTCATCGTCAAGTCGAATCCATGACTGGCATGATCAGCGACTTTAGGCCCAAGATCATCTACACCGCACCTTGTGAGTCGGCTGTTCAAACTGCCGAACGCTTGGCGAAGGTTGGGCGATCCAAGGTAAAGATCGTCGACGCTCTTCGAAACGTCGACCATGGACTATGGCACGGCAAGCTGATCGAAGAGCTTAAGCGGAACAATCCCAAGCTCTATCGGCGTGGGCAAGAGTCACCTGATGATATTTGTCCGCCCGGTGGCGAATCATTCTTGGACGCTCGATTGCGCATTGAAAAAGCTGTTCGCAAACTGCTGAAGAAGTCAGGCGGTCAGTTGGTGGCAATTGTTGTCCCAGACCCACTCGCGCAGATTGTTCAGAACCTGCTCAGCGGCGAAGACATGTTTGACCTTTGGCAGGCCGAAACCGACTCGGGTCGCTGGGATCTTATCGAACCGGTGACCTAA
- the wbaP gene encoding undecaprenyl-phosphate galactose phosphotransferase WbaP encodes MSQIPVGVVSADVIEHFAPPAKHPLHARESVGWTKDETAIEPSRSSFAGPLPKFPVRSSQQQLLNTVIPLVIIDCLAILLSISIATTLLVAIGVPAHSRMWVQAIAVLIAYVGIGQLLGLFPGTMMSPVLEVRQLVRSSTMAFLLILLSNRLVANLSLGEAIVGLACTAVAAVVLPLARSLGRYHLGRCAWWGERGLIIGSGSRARAIYSYYRRAAGRGFRPIGVIDLQRPQSDEPGNHQAEPTDTFATSHFAATNSDVPLLGTLQDVGQLSVNYDLRWGVVAPANGEEIQMDDVMRCCSRIGNLIVLPSPLLIPSLWSHSKDCAGVLGVHITDHLRRPFARLFKLFADTIIAALALLLLSPLIALFVVLIKKNSPGPAFYGHTRIGRGGRRFKAWKLRTMVVNADRVLDDYLESNPDARHEWIEDQKLKNDPRIIPGIGGFLRKSSLDELPQLWNVLVGEMSLVGPRPIVQSEVARYGDMYSFYLRVTPGITGLWQVSGRNDTSYNQRVHLDCYYVTNWSIWLDAYIALRTVRTLLMREGAY; translated from the coding sequence ATGTCTCAGATTCCAGTAGGTGTTGTTTCAGCGGACGTTATCGAGCATTTTGCTCCTCCCGCAAAACATCCGTTACACGCTCGCGAGTCCGTCGGCTGGACCAAAGATGAAACTGCGATCGAGCCATCTCGTTCGTCATTCGCCGGACCGCTTCCGAAATTCCCAGTTCGATCATCACAGCAGCAATTGCTTAACACGGTGATTCCGCTGGTCATCATTGATTGCTTGGCGATCTTGCTTAGTATCTCTATCGCAACGACATTGCTCGTTGCGATCGGTGTTCCCGCTCACAGTCGAATGTGGGTTCAGGCGATAGCAGTGTTGATTGCCTACGTGGGAATTGGCCAATTGTTGGGGTTGTTTCCGGGAACGATGATGTCACCGGTCCTCGAAGTTCGCCAGTTGGTGCGATCATCAACGATGGCGTTTCTGTTAATCCTGCTGTCAAACCGCTTGGTAGCCAACCTGAGCCTGGGAGAGGCAATTGTCGGTCTTGCCTGCACGGCGGTCGCAGCGGTGGTGTTGCCACTGGCTCGGTCACTCGGTCGGTATCACCTCGGACGCTGCGCGTGGTGGGGTGAACGGGGGTTAATCATTGGAAGTGGCAGCCGAGCCCGAGCGATTTATTCGTACTATCGACGTGCTGCTGGCCGAGGCTTCCGACCCATCGGTGTGATAGACCTGCAAAGACCCCAATCTGATGAACCAGGGAATCACCAAGCCGAACCAACAGACACTTTCGCTACCAGTCATTTCGCGGCTACGAATTCAGACGTTCCGTTGCTTGGGACGTTGCAAGATGTGGGACAGCTTTCCGTCAACTACGACCTTCGTTGGGGTGTTGTCGCACCAGCAAACGGCGAAGAAATTCAAATGGATGATGTGATGCGATGTTGCTCGCGCATTGGAAACCTGATTGTGCTTCCGTCGCCGTTGCTAATTCCTTCGCTGTGGTCGCACTCCAAAGACTGCGCGGGCGTACTCGGAGTCCACATTACCGATCACTTACGTCGGCCCTTCGCGAGATTGTTCAAGTTGTTCGCGGACACCATCATTGCCGCACTCGCGCTGCTTCTTCTTTCGCCATTAATTGCCCTGTTCGTGGTGCTAATCAAGAAAAACAGCCCGGGACCTGCGTTTTATGGCCACACGCGAATTGGGCGGGGTGGCCGGCGTTTCAAAGCGTGGAAATTGCGAACGATGGTGGTGAACGCAGATCGTGTCTTAGACGACTATTTGGAATCGAACCCCGATGCCCGCCATGAGTGGATCGAGGACCAAAAGCTGAAGAACGACCCACGCATCATTCCCGGTATAGGAGGCTTTCTTCGTAAGTCGAGCCTGGATGAGTTGCCTCAGTTGTGGAATGTCCTGGTTGGTGAAATGAGCTTGGTGGGTCCACGCCCGATCGTGCAAAGCGAAGTGGCTCGTTACGGCGACATGTACTCGTTCTACCTACGAGTCACGCCAGGAATCACAGGTCTTTGGCAGGTCAGCGGGCGGAACGACACCAGCTATAACCAGAGGGTACATCTGGATTGCTACTACGTGACTAACTGGTCAATCTGGCTAGACGCCTACATTGCATTGCGAACCGTGCGGACACTTCTGATGCGAGAAGGTGCCTACTAA
- a CDS encoding right-handed parallel beta-helix repeat-containing protein — translation MSAANMFNRRFGFLRTCLGPVAAVAIAGLAQSQNLELSQSYADRTLSDGQHEDYIARVGVDAVSPAWPVHDDDDVVIRSALVKPAETITVVRRPPVSQIGKSEFPGPSETQSGDLDRDYNLTREIQQWFQMASEGNLRNICLPANRNYHLRPKQPGGRHLLIEGLRDCVVDLNGSTLFFSSVGPGLVLKDCQRVLIRGGEIQGASTLATIAQVVKNHNGSGRSLKVLPEFVNALQADFPDGKVPLWTIAAIQKQTGSSPGWRLSQPVYQDWFVNRRTRQWVFNAETQSFVPTKFHSVDASLLLDDYVMLVHHNNEGHAIMLDNRDGQGLEDITFEDMTFRNIPGMMIAGELNRGLHLRRVQTQLRSNGSPGLLSVASDTVHINSVRGDIIIEDCSFNASFDDKINIKSNYWRIAEVAGNEVTVHPAGRPVSVKSWGKKNDRILVVGDDLEEISQSRLVVDSERLKGKQHLLRLDKFDASLKAGQLIFNADTAGGRVVIQNNRFLSTRAQGVLVQTSHVLIRGNIFDEIAGPAISVRFGLNDWYESIAPSNIVIEQNRFGAVGFDRDKANAAIEIKQKGSGGSPVSIISNVRIRDNELLSPPVDGQ, via the coding sequence ATGAGTGCTGCAAATATGTTCAATAGAAGGTTTGGTTTTTTACGGACTTGCCTTGGGCCGGTTGCCGCGGTCGCGATTGCAGGCTTGGCTCAGTCGCAGAATCTTGAGCTTTCTCAATCTTATGCGGATCGCACGCTTTCCGATGGTCAGCATGAAGACTACATCGCTAGGGTTGGAGTGGACGCCGTTTCACCGGCATGGCCCGTCCACGATGACGATGACGTTGTTATCCGATCTGCGTTAGTCAAACCTGCCGAAACGATCACAGTGGTTCGTCGTCCACCTGTATCGCAAATAGGCAAATCAGAATTCCCGGGTCCAAGTGAGACGCAAAGTGGTGACCTCGATCGTGATTACAACTTGACTCGCGAGATCCAACAATGGTTTCAAATGGCGAGCGAAGGAAACCTCCGAAACATCTGTTTACCTGCGAATCGGAACTACCACCTTCGACCTAAGCAACCAGGCGGACGCCATCTGTTGATTGAGGGGTTACGCGACTGCGTTGTTGATCTGAACGGTTCCACTCTTTTTTTCAGCAGTGTCGGTCCAGGACTTGTCCTGAAAGACTGTCAACGTGTTCTCATTCGCGGTGGCGAAATCCAGGGAGCATCCACGTTGGCTACGATCGCTCAGGTAGTGAAAAACCATAACGGCTCAGGTAGGTCGCTGAAGGTCTTGCCTGAGTTCGTCAATGCACTGCAAGCAGACTTTCCTGATGGCAAAGTTCCGTTATGGACTATTGCAGCGATTCAAAAACAAACGGGGAGTAGTCCAGGATGGCGATTGTCTCAGCCTGTTTATCAAGACTGGTTCGTGAATCGAAGGACACGTCAGTGGGTGTTTAATGCCGAAACGCAGTCGTTCGTACCCACGAAGTTTCACTCAGTTGATGCGTCCTTGTTATTGGACGACTACGTGATGTTGGTGCATCACAACAACGAAGGCCATGCCATCATGCTCGACAATCGAGATGGGCAGGGACTAGAAGACATCACCTTTGAAGATATGACGTTTCGCAACATCCCCGGCATGATGATCGCGGGTGAACTCAACCGAGGGCTTCATTTGCGTCGGGTTCAAACACAATTGCGGTCCAATGGTTCACCAGGGCTTCTTTCGGTCGCGTCGGATACTGTTCACATCAATTCGGTTCGCGGCGACATCATCATCGAGGATTGCAGTTTCAACGCTAGCTTCGATGACAAGATAAACATCAAGTCGAATTATTGGCGAATCGCTGAAGTCGCTGGCAATGAAGTGACGGTTCATCCGGCTGGACGACCAGTCAGTGTCAAATCTTGGGGAAAGAAGAACGATCGAATCTTGGTCGTGGGCGATGATCTAGAAGAGATTTCGCAGTCCCGTTTGGTTGTTGATTCCGAGCGACTCAAAGGTAAGCAGCATCTGCTGCGGTTGGATAAATTCGATGCATCATTGAAGGCGGGGCAGTTAATTTTCAATGCCGACACTGCGGGCGGAAGAGTAGTGATTCAGAACAACCGGTTCTTGTCCACGCGGGCGCAGGGTGTGTTGGTGCAAACGAGTCACGTGTTAATCCGAGGCAATATCTTTGACGAAATTGCGGGACCGGCAATCTCGGTTCGATTTGGGCTGAACGACTGGTACGAGTCGATTGCACCGAGCAATATCGTCATCGAGCAAAATCGTTTCGGAGCGGTTGGGTTCGACCGCGATAAGGCAAACGCTGCGATCGAGATCAAACAAAAAGGAAGCGGCGGTAGCCCGGTTTCCATCATCAGCAACGTTCGAATACGCGATAACGAGCTGCTTTCACCGCCTGTTGATGGCCAGTAG
- a CDS encoding lipopolysaccharide biosynthesis protein: MSERSSQQILGFKGCLMPRLENAIPLARTAMSRGLGAISQVALALAVTHHLPKSESGEFLFYLTLFTVISPLLLLGTSVYAMRQLAGSDDNQQSAMLGQGLIRMNLCTLAVTASVVLAIALCLDFFFSNEVVVLSGKAAWLAAAASFAGVSLAVASHLHGTGKLATSITFSHIAIPSLTVLMLFTVETKTVATVIQLHTLATVITAAISLLVWLAYFRPMRFPPASNGPVKPDQNQFARPSPFAFFRDRDVRRVCIDLWSLNGFQLVMNWAPIIVAGAILIPSDLAELNVAQRAGNLINFLLIVVAFTFAPKFRKHWAANRVDELRNSVARCSRLLVGLGTALLIAVLILSEKIMGVFGSNFTGGAMILVIYAIGQYINVITGAVNQLMTMSDDERTLRHICFLSATTAVLLSAVLTWQWGAPGAAAATAIALTLQNALAVSAVKKRLGFWIFDMRNHAQASQ; this comes from the coding sequence ATGTCTGAACGATCCTCACAACAGATCCTTGGCTTCAAAGGTTGCTTGATGCCGCGACTTGAAAACGCGATACCGTTGGCGAGAACAGCCATGTCTCGCGGTTTAGGGGCGATTAGCCAAGTGGCTCTAGCGTTGGCTGTGACGCATCACTTACCCAAGAGTGAATCCGGTGAGTTTCTATTCTACCTCACGTTGTTCACTGTAATTTCGCCGCTTCTGTTGCTAGGGACTTCTGTCTATGCGATGCGTCAGTTGGCCGGATCTGATGACAACCAACAGTCAGCAATGTTGGGACAGGGCCTCATACGCATGAACCTGTGCACACTCGCGGTCACGGCGAGTGTCGTGCTAGCCATTGCACTTTGCCTCGATTTTTTCTTTTCAAATGAAGTGGTCGTGCTTTCTGGAAAGGCCGCTTGGCTCGCTGCTGCGGCCTCGTTCGCAGGCGTGAGCTTAGCCGTTGCCTCGCATCTTCACGGAACCGGAAAGCTAGCGACGTCCATCACTTTTTCTCACATCGCGATCCCAAGCCTGACCGTGCTGATGTTGTTCACGGTTGAAACGAAGACCGTCGCGACGGTGATTCAACTGCACACGCTGGCCACCGTCATCACCGCCGCGATTTCACTGCTTGTTTGGCTCGCTTACTTTCGCCCCATGCGATTTCCACCAGCCTCTAATGGCCCAGTGAAGCCTGATCAGAACCAGTTCGCCCGACCATCACCATTTGCGTTTTTCCGAGACCGTGACGTGCGGCGCGTCTGCATCGATCTTTGGTCTCTCAATGGCTTTCAACTAGTGATGAACTGGGCACCCATCATTGTCGCCGGTGCGATTTTGATCCCATCGGACTTGGCTGAGCTTAACGTCGCGCAGCGGGCTGGCAACCTGATCAACTTCCTGCTGATCGTCGTGGCGTTTACATTCGCGCCTAAGTTCCGAAAGCATTGGGCAGCCAACCGAGTGGACGAACTTCGCAACTCGGTTGCCCGATGCTCGAGGCTTCTGGTGGGTCTGGGGACGGCACTGCTAATCGCTGTATTGATCTTGTCGGAAAAAATCATGGGGGTGTTTGGAAGCAACTTCACCGGTGGAGCAATGATCCTTGTGATTTATGCAATCGGTCAGTACATCAACGTTATCACCGGTGCGGTCAATCAACTAATGACCATGAGCGACGACGAACGGACACTTCGACACATCTGCTTTCTTTCTGCGACGACGGCGGTGCTGCTTTCTGCTGTGCTGACTTGGCAATGGGGCGCACCAGGCGCCGCGGCGGCTACCGCGATCGCCCTTACTTTGCAAAACGCGCTAGCAGTAAGCGCTGTGAAGAAGCGACTAGGTTTTTGGATCTTTGACATGCGAAACCACGCCCAAGCGTCGCAGTGA
- a CDS encoding polysaccharide biosynthesis tyrosine autokinase encodes MNSSNGPSSKGMTSRLSKVEAAKAHYADESPATAPQSRRGASYYGYGYEQPKWGETINPLSIVRRRWKWIAGFACLGILATAIYLSQTPPTFRSQAKILVNPNRVEVGDSDTSNDVVDEDVLANHVELIRSRRTIESALNQAGLIAEPSIVAKAEPPEDTVTYVASNLRIDRGGLGAAKKARSLTVTFDHSDPVVAQQVLQAVIDQYLQTLSQKVDEILERSHRVVLDTQQQLAAKIGELEQRQKLARDQAPILFDGSNTTNVYEERYRSLQSELVSADLEVSKLRSRLEQVNSTIEQIAASDRKSDHIDKLALIDVESLQRMGVFTDMQRDAASSTEARAELPGEVERARIEISQVLELSSERQRLVSVFGSKHPKVADIEKQITLTKQFLFDQAKREEDSSQASSPTLDPEAMLKAYVGFLRNDLASHLERKTELQRLVELAEEQAREFVAFERSDRLLQNEIDRQRALFDGVMERVVNMNSAGDTASFTQEILEDPRVGELVWPKPLLCLALGLLGGVLVGSGVGVSREFMDQRFASVEQFETALGLQAFGVIDDLSGIELSTSPKATGNAKGSRETFRLTRTILAQSIQSRGIHSMGITSPTPGDGKSTMVSHLSTSFIRSGMRVLLIDADLRRPTIHKLFGLPNELGLSQFISGSATLDEVIQSTKSDDFKVITSGEISLDSPEWLQTAALEELLRQTEDFDLVLFDLPPVLAVSDAAVVLPRLDASLLVSRVATNKRHQVINAAKRIDAAGGQWIGALLNIVQAPKEFHEQGYGYQSDSYRSRIPVKSQPSKMAAIRSFAAEESVI; translated from the coding sequence ATGAACTCTTCCAATGGCCCTTCGAGCAAGGGTATGACGTCACGGCTTTCTAAAGTTGAAGCAGCCAAGGCCCACTATGCTGATGAATCCCCTGCGACAGCACCGCAGTCAAGACGAGGAGCATCGTATTACGGGTACGGGTATGAGCAACCGAAGTGGGGCGAAACCATCAACCCACTTTCGATAGTAAGACGTCGATGGAAATGGATCGCTGGATTTGCGTGCCTGGGGATTTTGGCAACTGCGATTTATCTTAGCCAGACACCTCCGACGTTTCGAAGTCAAGCAAAGATTCTGGTCAATCCCAATCGCGTCGAAGTCGGGGATTCTGACACGAGTAACGATGTTGTAGACGAGGACGTTCTGGCCAATCACGTCGAGCTGATCCGAAGTCGCAGGACTATCGAATCGGCCCTCAATCAAGCCGGTTTGATTGCTGAACCTTCGATTGTTGCCAAGGCTGAACCACCTGAAGATACGGTGACCTACGTCGCCAGCAACTTGCGCATCGACCGTGGTGGATTGGGGGCGGCTAAGAAGGCACGGAGTTTGACCGTCACATTTGACCACAGCGATCCAGTTGTCGCGCAGCAAGTGCTGCAGGCGGTGATTGACCAATACCTTCAGACGTTGTCTCAGAAGGTCGACGAGATTCTCGAACGATCTCATCGTGTAGTTTTGGACACCCAGCAGCAACTCGCTGCTAAAATCGGCGAATTAGAACAACGGCAGAAGCTTGCGCGCGACCAAGCTCCCATTTTGTTCGACGGCAGCAACACGACGAACGTTTACGAGGAAAGATATCGATCGCTGCAGTCCGAATTGGTTAGCGCGGATCTTGAAGTATCAAAACTTCGTTCGCGTTTGGAGCAGGTCAATAGCACCATCGAGCAGATTGCGGCCTCGGATCGTAAGTCTGATCACATCGATAAACTTGCACTCATTGATGTTGAAAGTTTGCAGCGAATGGGCGTGTTTACGGACATGCAACGAGATGCGGCCAGTTCCACCGAAGCACGAGCTGAGCTGCCTGGTGAAGTGGAGCGAGCTCGAATCGAGATTAGTCAGGTTCTAGAACTCAGTTCCGAGCGGCAACGGTTAGTTTCGGTTTTCGGTTCAAAGCACCCCAAAGTTGCGGACATCGAAAAGCAGATCACGTTGACCAAGCAATTTTTGTTCGATCAAGCTAAACGCGAAGAGGATTCAAGTCAGGCTTCGTCGCCAACGCTCGATCCCGAAGCGATGCTGAAGGCGTATGTCGGGTTTTTAAGAAATGACTTGGCATCGCATTTAGAACGCAAAACCGAGCTGCAGCGTCTGGTTGAGCTTGCCGAAGAACAGGCAAGGGAGTTCGTCGCCTTTGAACGTTCCGATCGGTTATTGCAGAACGAGATTGATCGTCAGCGGGCTTTGTTTGATGGAGTCATGGAACGCGTGGTGAACATGAACTCAGCAGGCGATACCGCCAGTTTTACTCAGGAGATACTCGAAGACCCTCGCGTAGGCGAATTAGTGTGGCCCAAGCCGCTACTGTGTTTGGCACTGGGGCTACTGGGAGGCGTCTTGGTGGGATCTGGTGTGGGCGTGTCGCGGGAATTCATGGATCAACGATTTGCATCGGTTGAGCAATTTGAAACGGCGCTAGGCTTACAAGCATTCGGCGTGATTGATGATCTTAGCGGTATCGAATTGTCCACGTCCCCGAAGGCGACGGGCAACGCCAAGGGATCACGAGAAACGTTTCGTTTGACTCGAACCATCTTGGCTCAATCTATTCAATCGCGTGGCATTCATTCGATGGGGATCACCAGCCCGACCCCAGGTGACGGGAAATCAACGATGGTGTCGCACCTGTCGACTTCATTCATTCGATCGGGAATGCGAGTTTTGCTGATTGATGCTGACCTGCGACGTCCCACCATTCATAAGCTTTTTGGTTTGCCGAATGAACTCGGCTTGTCACAATTTATCTCTGGAAGTGCAACGCTTGACGAGGTGATTCAGAGTACGAAATCGGACGACTTCAAAGTCATCACTTCCGGAGAGATCAGTCTCGATTCGCCCGAGTGGCTGCAAACTGCGGCTCTTGAGGAGTTGCTGCGTCAAACGGAAGACTTCGATTTGGTGTTGTTCGACCTGCCGCCTGTCTTGGCGGTTTCGGACGCGGCGGTCGTACTTCCACGTCTCGACGCGTCGCTCTTGGTATCTCGCGTCGCAACCAACAAACGCCATCAGGTCATCAACGCGGCAAAACGAATTGATGCCGCCGGTGGGCAATGGATTGGTGCGTTGTTAAATATCGTGCAGGCGCCTAAGGAGTTCCACGAGCAAGGTTATGGTTACCAATCTGATAGCTACCGATCGCGGATTCCGGTGAAGTCTCAACCGTCGAAGATGGCAGCGATACGCTCGTTTGCTGCCGAAGAGTCGGTCATCTAA